The window AGCTGAACAAGGCGGTGCTCAAGACCATCAACTCCATAAACGATAAGCTGGTGAAGAAGGCGGGCATTGATCCGGATTGCATATCCACGATCACCATTGCCGGGAACACGACCATGACCCAGCTGCTGTTGAAGATAAATCCCCGGTATATCCGCCGCTCCCCGTATGTCCCGGCCTGCACCCTGTTCCCCCCGTTCAAGGCCTCGGAGCTGGGTATAGAGCTCGGCCCCCACGTCCAGGCCCTGGTCTATCCGGCTGTGTCCAGCTATGTGGGCGGGGATATTGTGGCCGGGGTCATGGGATCGCTCATGTACCGCGAGGAGGAGATTACCCTGTATATTGACGTGGGGACCAATGCCGAAATCGTGATCGGCAATAAGGACTGGATGGCCTGCGCGGCCTGCTCGGCAGGTCCGGCCTTTGAAGGCGGGGGAATGAAGTTCGGGATGCGGGCGGACAAGGGCGCTATTGAGGACTTCTCCCTGGATCCGGTGACTCTGGAACCCATGGTCCTGACCGTGGGACAGAAAAAGCCCCGCGGCATCTGCGGATCTGGGCTGATCACCGCGATTGCGGTCATGTTCGAGATGGGGGTGATCGACAACCGGGGCAAGTTCAATCCAGAGGTGGACAGCACCCGGATCCGGGAGAACGACGGGATCATGGAGTATGTTCTGGCCTGGGCCGAGGAGACGGACATCGGGCGGGATGTGACCCTGCAGGAGCCGGATGTGGACAATCTGATCCGGGCCAAAGGGGCCATCTACAGCGGATGCATGACCCTGCTGAACGAAATCGGCCTGTCCATCAACGATCTGGACCGGATCATGATTGCCGGGGGATTCGGGAGCTACATCGATCTGGAGAAAGCCATGACCATCGGCCTCCTTCCGGAAATGGACGCGGACAAGATCACTTTTGTGGGCAACGGGTCCATGATGGGGGCCAAGATGAGTTCCCTGAACAACCATATCCGCCGGGACGTGGTGGAGGTGACCACCAAAATGACCAATTTTGAGCTGTCGGAAACCACCTCCTATATGGACAATTACATGGCCTCCCTGTTTCTGCCCCATACCGAGCTGGAGAACTTCCCCAGGTTGAACGAGCGCCTGCGCAAGCGGCGGGAGCTGGCCAAAGGCGGGGACTAGGCCGTGGTCCGGGCAAAGGCGGTCGGGCTTTCCCTCCGGAGGCGAAAAGGCGCGCTTTTCCCCCGTGTGACCACCCGGGAGCCCGGAATCTGAAATCAAATACAGGTTTTTGTGCCCCGGTTTGTTGACAAAAGGCCAATTTGCAGCTAGTGAATTCTCATTTATTAAAGACTTGAACTCCATAGATATATTCAGTTTGCTTTCGGAAACTGAGTGGTACTCAAGAACACACATTGGAGAAGGCGGTGCGATCCGCTGGGGAGCACCTCATATACGCCTTAGGTTCTTCAATCATTTTCAAGCAATAAGGAGTGGATATGGGCTTTGAAATGGTGAAGGAAAACTATACCGGGTCG is drawn from Desulfovermiculus halophilus DSM 18834 and contains these coding sequences:
- a CDS encoding ASKHA domain-containing protein, giving the protein MPTVTFLPHERSAEVEQGTTLIRAALDAGVHINASCGGNGVCGKCRVRLEQGEVSGGISEKLSQEDVDQGYRLACLAEVQSDLTVRVPVESEVDASVLMATPRKTAHIKQLDLEDFKEKGVFIPAVEQLNVQLTPPSSQDNAPDMTRLINHLKLKHDEHRLVVDLPAIRKIVNVLREQDFNVTVTMARPVREGSKTAIINVHPGDTADQNYSIAMDIGTTTVYGQLLDLNTGQVLAENGDFNAQMSYGEDVINRIVHAEKGNGLEELNKAVLKTINSINDKLVKKAGIDPDCISTITIAGNTTMTQLLLKINPRYIRRSPYVPACTLFPPFKASELGIELGPHVQALVYPAVSSYVGGDIVAGVMGSLMYREEEITLYIDVGTNAEIVIGNKDWMACAACSAGPAFEGGGMKFGMRADKGAIEDFSLDPVTLEPMVLTVGQKKPRGICGSGLITAIAVMFEMGVIDNRGKFNPEVDSTRIRENDGIMEYVLAWAEETDIGRDVTLQEPDVDNLIRAKGAIYSGCMTLLNEIGLSINDLDRIMIAGGFGSYIDLEKAMTIGLLPEMDADKITFVGNGSMMGAKMSSLNNHIRRDVVEVTTKMTNFELSETTSYMDNYMASLFLPHTELENFPRLNERLRKRRELAKGGD